From the Papaver somniferum cultivar HN1 chromosome 2, ASM357369v1, whole genome shotgun sequence genome, the window AAAACCAAAGTATGGCATTTTGTTAAAATTCCCAAAAAAACAAACTAACATTAGGTCAGCCCTATGGTATTGGTAGCTCTAGCTCCGGAACCCAGTCAACCACAAAAAAAATCTTAGTTCGAAAAGTCTTAGATTTGGAAACAATACATAATCAAGGATATTATTTCCATGCTGTAGAAGGTAATAATTTTCTATTCACAGTGAAATATGGATTTACTATTGAATCTAGATAGATAGATACTAAAGTTGTGAGAAGGAAAACTTAAGTAGATGCTGATCGCAACACAAGGGAtaactttcaaaaaaattcttGCAGGTCTTGACAGGGATAGGGAACGCCGATATATGTTGTCGAGACAGATTAACAAATGTACCAATGTTGATATGATGGCTGAAGAAGAGATTCGTCTATCAGAGAGTAATCATGCAATCCTGAGGATTCGTGATTGTTACCTAATGTGCCTCAAGTTACCACGTTATCGCAATCTCTACCTTGCTAAGTTCTCTTCACCACCACATGGTGCAGAAAGTTGAGAAACATATAGTGGGTTCAATTCAGTTTCttagttaattttaaataaattttgattaAGTTTTTGTAATTGAgttcttttttattttgtgaTCACGTGTACGTTGTTCACATCCTAATCCAATCTATCCCTTTAATTCTAACTTTTGCAAGGCGTAAGAGTGTTCAAAACTAGCTTTTGCAATGCTTAGCAAAAGTGGCATCTTAGATGTTTTTGCACATCGAAGCCATATGACAAGATCTTGAACAATCTTTTCTTGgattaactaattaattaatgAAGAATCAATCTCAAATAGGGGTTTGCAACTTTATTGCATTTTTAACTGACTCGTTAATAATTTTTTCTCCTAACTTTGTATAAGGCTTGAAAAATTTACACAAACTCCTCCATCTGTCCCAAAAATAACGAAGCAAACTCAAACGTACAAAGACCTCAAGAAACCTTCTAGTGATCTCCAAACATTAAAAGATCAAGAGTCCCGCCGTCTCAGCAAAGGAAAATAtcacaaaaccaaaattcttaaaTCTCTACCGTCATAGACTAAGATATAGTACAACTCAAATCATACCTATAAATCTACTCTTATTCTAATACAACGACACAAAGGAGCTTTACGGTCTATTATGAGACCTACCATCAATAATTAAACAAGTAGCACTACAATAATCTAGCATCTGAATCTTTAGTATCATACTTTGTTCATACCGGCCACTAATCTCTAgcatcttctttctttctttcttcttactTTTGCTGCATCTCCCTTTAAATACCTCTCTCACTTCTCACtctttctgccaagaaatctCAGCTCATCTGAGCATtaacatctctctctctctctctctctctctctctctctctctctctgatccTTCTCTACCAAAcccaaacctaaacctaaaccctcTTCTATCTCTCTGACAACAAAACCAACCAAcaaacaaaaaccctaactcTCTGTCTCTACAAACTCATAAACCCTCTCTACTTCTGTCAGAGTACTCTGTACATATATAGAAAAATGGAACCCACACCATCACCAGTACTAGCAAAGAAATTATGGAGTATGGTTAGAATAGTAATCTTGATGATGAGAAAAGgaatatcatcaaaaaataaattaatggTTGATTTTCACTTGATGATGAAACGTGGAAAGATTGCAAGCAAAGCTATAGGAAATATGATGTtccatcatcattatcataatCACATATCAAATCTCAGTTGTAAACCACAAGATCCAAATCTTGCTTTCATAAACCCTAGTCGTATCAGAGATTATGAGTTTAGTTGTAGTAATAGTCCTGCTTTCCCGTCATTTCATGTTAGTAAGAATCGTAAACACCATAATCATTACAACAGTTACTATCGTCATCATAATAGTAAAAACAGTTATCACAACGGCGGCACCACTGTTAACGATATGACGACTGTCAGCGCGGTTAAGAAGGTTCTTGAAATGTTAAACAATGAAAGTTTAACCACGGATCAGTCAGGTGCTTCACCTGTTGCACCAGGATTTGGAGGATATGGAAGGAATAGTCCGTTTGTTAGACAGTTGAGGATAACGGATTCACCATTTCCGTTGAAAAATAATGATGAGGAAGACTGCCACGTTGATAAAGAAGCTGAAGAATTTATTAAGAACTTTTACAATCAGTTGAGGTTGCAAAACTAATTTGGTGTATGGCTTTGTGACATTGAATCATTTACATGTGGGCTAATGATATAGTAGAAGGAGTGAAGAAAATGGCCCCGGTTTAAGATTCAGATTTGATTGTTGGtctgatttttgtttgttttctgtttcttttGGTTTCGGGCAATGATTTGGATTTGTGGTTTTTGTAATTGGTAGTTGATATAAGCAGCTTAGCCTACAGTTTTAATGTATATTAGTTCTTGTTTATTTACTGCTCTATAAGGAATAATAACCATGCCCTTGCACACCTGCGTTCATTTTCTTATAGTTTTTCACTGGTAAAATTCTAGTTACTCATGTGCATATTTGTTGGTAAATTGGTGTATAGAAATTACAAGGTAAAATTTGAACAAATTATTGAAGAGAGTTACTGCGAATTCGAAAAAGACCATTATTGATGGAAAATGCTAGAAACCACGCTATTGTTGATCGCTAGTTTCACGCGTTCTTATGTGTCATGTAGATGTGGCTAGATTGGAAGGAATTTGTATTACACGTTGGCAGTCGGTACTATTCACTACTCAGTAGTCGGTACTTGTGAGAGAAACAAATCTCATCTCAGCTTTATTGTTCTTTTTAAACATTTTCAGCCTCATGtatttcagtggaagatttttttttttttaatgatcccTGTTTATCTCTTCCTATACAGTCTAGGATTTTTCCAGTAATCTGAACCCCGATGATTGAATATGGAATTGTTATAGTTTGATTCATTCCTTTAATTTGGAGCTACACTTTCCCATTTAAATCCAGTTTGAGGAATCAAAAAAGCTTGATCTAGCTCTAAAAAATATGACCGAAGTTTGATCAACCATGGCCCTAGTAATTACATTAACGAAAATTAATTATTTTCTGACTGAATCAACCACTTCTAAACTTAATTTTCATGTTACTTCCCTTAAAATAACCCAGAGAAAAacgaaaaaattaattaatttctGAATAATCAATGAAGAACGATCTACCACAGCTTAAATTACAAAATCAAATCGAGATTTGGAAACAATTTGAGAGAAAAATACTAGTACATGTTTCGTAGTTTGTTAATTGCAATTATGAACCCTGATTGCTTGTACTAGTATTGGTTATCACTTATCAGTGATGGGTTTTATCAATTTGAAGGTTAATTAGTAAAGAAACAAAATACATAGAGAAGtgttttttgtttgataaatggGTTCTGATAAAAATTTGCAGTAAAGTTTGGAAACAAAGAgcttgtttggtatagttttcaaaaacatttttctatttttaaaaacagagaaaacaaaaaacaggagaaaacgcgtttggtagggacattttcagaaaatattttctatttgttttctgtttctgaaaacaaaaaagtgaaaacaacaaattattgttttttgtgttttctctttttttttcttggttcttTTTTTCTATTCAAAACAAAGTAAGAGATCGGGGGAATGATTGCAAGTGAGGCATggataatatcactatctcttagaagaatctttacatttgatacgatttagttgattttccttgttttaaaaaacagtttaccaaaaaaattttagaaaatgaaaacaaggaaaaaagagtatgtttttaaaacagtggaaaactatttttggaaactgtttttgaaaactgtaccaaacaggctctAAGGTTTTTACATGTGAAATTGCAGAATCGGCTTTCATCAAACTCTTGATTATAAAAAAATTAGAAACAGAATATTCAGCAAGATCTCTGGATCTAACTACAGCTTCTATGGTCGATGATTTTAGAAGttcatttttttcctcttttgaTAATCACGATCCACAATCACAGGGGAGAAACTATCATTCTTGTTGAtatattgaagacgaagatgagaGATCTGAAATTGTTTTACTGCTGACGTGTAACACCTGTTTAATCAATTAATGCCACCACCCCACGGTACCTCAGCTCGCGAGTAAATAGCGAGAAATTAGCGATGCGCCTAGCGCGGTCGATTATTGATTCGAAAAAGAGTCAAAAACAATTAATAGATTCGAATAAGACCATTATGGGGTATTTATCATttacaatcttttttttttctagcaAGAAAAGGTCATCTTTGACACGTTTACAATTTCCTGATATGTATTGAAACCgagatttatgattttataaaaatGATTGAACTTTTTTATTTGATTAGCTGGTGTAGTCGAGATCAAACTCAGATCATGTGATATCACCATCTAATAACTTTAATGATTCATCGATTAGAAAATATACAAGTTATACAAATCTTCTCGAGGTGAATATTATAAGTACAGAAACTCATTATCAACCTGATAAAGCTCCAACGCTATAACGATTTATTAATAACGTAAGAAAAATTCCTGCATATTATGTCGAGAAAATTAGACTTAAGCTAATATAACATGGTAGACCATTTCCATTCCTCTGTTGGTATGTCCACTGTTTCTCATTTTTTGCGTGTTTGATATTCATTCAAGTCATTTTAATTAAATTAGTATCAATCAAGATGATTTGACTCCAAAAATTTTGGATGTGTTTGGTCCAAGTCATTGAACAAGTCATAGTTGAAAAACTGGAAAAATAATGCATATTATAATGTAAATGAAGTTTGATATCCCACCAGGTGCTGGCCTGCTAgttattcttctttttctctatTGCATTTTTTTTCTATTGTTTTGGGAGTGCCAGTTAACTTCATTTCCTAACTGGTGATCACTGGTACTTGTAGTACTCTCCTTATTCTTTTGGTGATGGCTGTTTCTTGTAAGTTTTGCGCAGTACAGCGCCGTGTACCAGTTGTATCTCTCGGCTGGCTTCTAATTCTGCTTCTTCTCCTTTTTCCCTTTTCTCCTCTCCAATTATTAGGTTTGGTTTACCGAATTGCCCTCTTGGTTTCCTTAGGGGTGAAGATCTTAGAACTTTAGCTTTAGAGGTAGGTAACATAAGGGAGATGAAGGTTAGTTCATTGAAGGAACTTTAAA encodes:
- the LOC113352010 gene encoding uncharacterized protein LOC113352010, translated to MVDFHLMMKRGKIASKAIGNMMFHHHYHNHISNLSCKPQDPNLAFINPSRIRDYEFSCSNSPAFPSFHVSKNRKHHNHYNSYYRHHNSKNSYHNGGTTVNDMTTVSAVKKVLEMLNNESLTTDQSGASPVAPGFGGYGRNSPFVRQLRITDSPFPLKNNDEEDCHVDKEAEEFIKNFYNQLRLQN